The following proteins come from a genomic window of Paucimonas lemoignei:
- the mtnA gene encoding methylthioribose-1-phosphate isomerase gives MRNQLMAAETVKAIDWRDDALYLLDQRVLPFTQAWLVYTQVADVADAIRSMVVRGAPAIGITAAYGVVLAARARIAAGGDWVAALEQDFQLLADSRPTAVNLFWALNRMRLRLRRARHTDQPLAALEAEAVEIHLSDREANLTMAQLGTDLIRRHQGNLQTVLTHCNAGALATGGFGTALGVIRGAFLEGMIERVYADETRPWLQGSRLTAWELASDGIPVTINADSAAAHLMRTKGITWVIVGADRIAANGDVANKIGTYHLAVAAMHHGVRFMVVAPSSTIDMDTASGDDIVIEERDPLELLEVGGQRVGADVEAFNPVFDVTPADLIDVIVTEKGIVERPDSAKMTQLMCRKRLH, from the coding sequence ATGCGCAATCAATTGATGGCGGCGGAGACGGTGAAGGCCATTGATTGGCGAGACGACGCTCTGTATCTGCTGGATCAGCGTGTATTGCCATTCACCCAGGCCTGGCTCGTTTACACCCAGGTTGCCGACGTGGCCGACGCGATTCGCAGCATGGTGGTGCGCGGCGCGCCTGCCATTGGCATCACGGCCGCCTATGGCGTGGTGCTGGCGGCGCGGGCCCGGATTGCCGCTGGCGGGGACTGGGTCGCGGCGCTGGAGCAGGATTTCCAGCTCCTGGCCGACTCGCGCCCGACCGCCGTCAATCTGTTCTGGGCCCTGAATCGCATGCGTCTGCGCTTGCGCCGCGCCCGGCACACCGACCAGCCCCTGGCCGCGCTGGAAGCCGAGGCAGTTGAAATCCACCTCAGTGATCGCGAAGCCAACCTGACCATGGCGCAACTGGGCACTGATCTGATTCGTCGTCATCAGGGCAATCTGCAGACCGTGCTCACCCATTGCAACGCGGGCGCGCTGGCAACGGGGGGGTTCGGTACTGCGCTGGGGGTGATCCGTGGCGCCTTTCTTGAAGGCATGATCGAACGGGTCTACGCCGACGAAACGCGCCCGTGGCTGCAGGGCTCGCGGCTGACGGCCTGGGAACTGGCCAGCGACGGCATCCCGGTGACCATCAACGCTGATTCGGCCGCCGCGCACCTTATGCGCACCAAAGGCATTACCTGGGTGATTGTCGGCGCCGACCGCATCGCGGCCAACGGCGATGTCGCCAACAAGATCGGCACCTATCACCTGGCAGTCGCCGCCATGCACCACGGCGTACGCTTCATGGTGGTGGCGCCCAGCTCGACCATTGACATGGACACCGCCAGTGGCGACGACATCGTCATTGAGGAGCGCGATCCCCTTGAGTTGCTTGAAGTGGGCGGTCAACGGGTCGGCGCGGATGTCGAGGCGTTCAACCCGGTATTCGACGTGACCCCGGCGGACCTGATCGACGTGATCGTGACCGAAAAGGGCATTGTCGAACGTCCCGATAGCGCAAAAATGACCCAATTGATGTGTCGTAAACGCTTGCATTGA
- the mtaD gene encoding N-ethylammeline chlorohydrolase: MPNAVVPLDLLLLPGWLVPVEPAGVVFKDYGLGIRDGCIVYIGPRAEALRQPALQTLELPETLLSPGLINAHGHAAMTLFRGLADDLPLMTWLQDHIWPAESQWVDEDFVRDGTDLAIAEQLKGGITCFSDMYFFPKVAADRVHISGMRAQITVPILDFPFPGARNTDEALHTGVQLFNDLIHHPRIQVAFGPHAPYTVCDENLEKIRVIADELDAMIQMHVHETAFEVEQAVEHYQERPLARLNRLGMLGPRFQAVHMTQISDDDLALLVESNSSVIHCPESNLKLASGFCPVERLWQAGVNVAIGTDGAASNNDLDLLGETRTAALLAKAVAGSAAALDAHRALRMATLNGARALGIQEVVGSLEIGKAADIVAFDLSGLARQPIYDPVSQLIYATGRDCVSHVWVAGKHLLDNRRLTRMDEQALCEIAKAWGKRIAGHTE, translated from the coding sequence ATGCCGAACGCCGTTGTCCCGCTCGACCTGTTGCTCCTGCCTGGCTGGCTGGTGCCGGTCGAACCTGCTGGTGTGGTGTTCAAAGACTACGGCCTGGGCATCCGCGATGGCTGCATCGTTTATATCGGCCCCCGCGCCGAAGCGCTCCGGCAACCCGCCCTGCAAACCCTCGAATTGCCCGAAACCCTGCTCAGCCCTGGCTTGATCAACGCCCATGGGCACGCGGCGATGACGCTGTTTCGCGGCCTGGCAGACGACCTGCCGCTGATGACCTGGCTGCAGGACCATATCTGGCCAGCCGAGAGTCAGTGGGTCGATGAGGACTTCGTGCGCGACGGTACCGACCTGGCGATCGCCGAACAGCTTAAAGGTGGGATTACCTGTTTCTCGGACATGTACTTCTTCCCCAAGGTCGCCGCAGACCGAGTCCATATCAGCGGCATGCGGGCACAGATCACCGTACCGATTCTGGACTTCCCCTTCCCTGGGGCGCGCAACACCGACGAAGCCCTGCACACCGGTGTGCAACTGTTCAATGACCTGATCCATCACCCGCGCATCCAGGTGGCGTTCGGCCCGCACGCGCCGTACACGGTCTGCGATGAGAACCTGGAGAAGATCCGGGTCATCGCCGATGAGCTGGACGCGATGATTCAGATGCATGTCCACGAAACGGCGTTCGAAGTCGAGCAGGCTGTCGAGCATTATCAGGAGCGGCCATTGGCGCGCCTGAACCGCCTTGGCATGCTCGGCCCGCGCTTTCAGGCCGTGCACATGACGCAAATCAGCGATGACGACCTGGCATTGCTGGTAGAAAGCAATTCCAGCGTGATTCATTGCCCCGAATCCAATCTGAAACTGGCCAGCGGCTTCTGCCCGGTCGAACGACTGTGGCAGGCTGGCGTCAATGTAGCGATAGGCACCGATGGCGCGGCGAGCAACAACGACCTGGACCTGCTGGGAGAAACCCGCACCGCAGCCCTGTTGGCGAAGGCCGTAGCGGGTTCGGCGGCGGCATTGGACGCCCACCGGGCACTGCGCATGGCGACGCTTAACGGCGCTCGCGCGCTGGGCATTCAGGAGGTGGTCGGGTCGCTGGAAATCGGCAAGGCGGCGGATATCGTCGCGTTTGATCTGTCCGGGCTGGCTCGCCAACCGATCTATGATCCAGTGTCACAGCTTATTTATGCCACCGGCCGCGACTGTGTCAGCCATGTCTGGGTCGCGGGCAAGCACTTGCTCGACAATCGCCGCCTGACGCGCATGGACGAGCAGGCGCTGTGCGAAATCGCCAAAGCCTGGGGCAAGCGAATTGCCGGGCACACCGAATAA
- the ubiG_2 gene encoding 3-demethylubiquinone-9 3-methyltransferase, which translates to MSNVDHSEIAKFEALAHRWWDRESEFKPLHDINPLRVNWIDERVNLAGKKVLDVGCGGGILSEAMALRGASVTGIDMGEAPLAVARLHQLESGVEVEYRQITAEDLAEEMPEQFDVVTCLEMLEHVPDPSSVIRACYRMVKPGGQVFFSTINRNPKAYLFAIVGAEYIMGLLPRGTHDFKKFIRPSELGAWSRAAGLSVQDIIGLTYNPLTKHYKLASDVDVNYMIQTLREA; encoded by the coding sequence ATGAGCAACGTCGATCATTCTGAAATCGCCAAATTCGAGGCCCTGGCCCATCGCTGGTGGGACCGCGAAAGCGAATTCAAGCCGCTGCACGATATCAATCCGCTGCGGGTCAACTGGATCGACGAACGCGTCAATCTGGCTGGCAAGAAGGTTCTGGATGTAGGCTGCGGTGGCGGCATCCTCAGCGAGGCCATGGCCTTGCGCGGTGCCAGTGTGACCGGTATTGACATGGGCGAAGCGCCGCTGGCAGTTGCCCGCCTGCATCAGCTGGAATCCGGCGTGGAGGTTGAATACCGCCAGATCACCGCCGAAGACCTGGCCGAAGAGATGCCCGAGCAGTTCGACGTAGTGACCTGCCTGGAGATGCTTGAGCACGTGCCGGATCCCTCGTCGGTGATTCGCGCCTGCTACCGTATGGTCAAGCCGGGCGGTCAGGTGTTCTTCTCCACCATCAACCGCAACCCGAAGGCGTACCTGTTCGCCATCGTCGGCGCGGAATACATCATGGGCCTGCTGCCGCGCGGCACCCACGACTTCAAGAAATTCATCCGCCCTTCCGAGCTGGGTGCCTGGAGCCGTGCCGCTGGCCTCTCAGTGCAGGACATCATCGGCCTGACCTACAACCCGCTGACCAAGCACTACAAGCTGGCCTCGGACGTCGACGTCAACTACATGATCCAGACCCTTCGGGAGGCATAA
- the gph_1 gene encoding phosphoglycolate phosphatase — protein sequence MRLRAVLFDMDGTLLDTAPDFIAICQAMLAERGFPAVADKLIRDEISGGAKAMVAATFAMSPSAEGFEALRLEFLERYQQDCAVHSKLFDGMAELLADIEKANLIWGVVTNKPVRFAQPIMEQLGLAERSAVLICPDHVTNSKPDPEPLTLACKMLDLDPASVLFVGDDLRDIESGRDAGTKTAAVRYGYIHPNDNPDHWGADVVVDHPLELRKVLDSALCSC from the coding sequence ATGCGCTTGAGAGCGGTTCTATTCGATATGGACGGCACCTTGCTCGACACCGCGCCGGACTTCATCGCGATTTGTCAGGCCATGCTGGCTGAACGCGGTTTCCCTGCGGTTGCCGACAAATTGATCCGCGATGAAATCTCCGGCGGCGCCAAGGCCATGGTGGCGGCGACCTTTGCCATGTCGCCCTCCGCCGAAGGCTTTGAAGCCCTGCGCCTGGAGTTTCTGGAACGCTATCAGCAAGACTGCGCCGTCCACAGCAAGCTGTTCGATGGCATGGCCGAGCTGCTGGCCGATATCGAAAAGGCCAATCTGATCTGGGGCGTGGTGACCAACAAGCCGGTGCGCTTCGCCCAGCCGATCATGGAGCAGCTGGGGCTTGCCGAGCGCTCGGCAGTGCTGATCTGCCCGGATCACGTGACCAACAGCAAGCCTGACCCGGAACCGCTGACCCTGGCGTGCAAGATGCTTGATCTGGATCCGGCCAGCGTGCTGTTTGTCGGGGATGATCTGCGCGACATCGAATCCGGTCGCGACGCGGGCACCAAAACCGCAGCTGTGCGCTACGGTTACATCCACCCCAATGACAACCCGGACCACTGGGGCGCCGACGTGGTGGTGGATCACCCGCTGGAACTGCGCAAGGTGCTGGATAGCGCGCTGTGCAGCTGCTGA
- the yciK gene encoding short chain dehydrogenase — translation MFDYSPRPDLLTGRVILVTGAGRGIGAAAAKTYAAHGATVLLLGKTEANLTAVYDEIEAAGHPQPAVIPFNLETALPHQYDELAAMIETEFGHLDGLLHNASIIGPRTPLEQLSGENFMRVMHINVNAMFMLTTTLLPVLKLSKDASVVFTSSSVGRKGRAYWGAYGVSKFATEGLMQTLADELDTVAPVRSNSINPGATRTSMRAQAYPAENPLNNPTPEEIMPVYLYLMGPDSQDVNGQALNAQ, via the coding sequence ATGTTCGATTACTCCCCTCGCCCGGATCTGCTCACTGGCCGTGTGATTCTTGTTACCGGCGCGGGACGCGGCATTGGTGCTGCGGCGGCGAAAACCTACGCGGCTCATGGCGCCACCGTCCTGCTGCTGGGCAAGACCGAGGCAAACCTGACTGCCGTCTACGACGAAATCGAAGCCGCTGGACATCCTCAGCCTGCGGTCATTCCCTTCAACCTCGAAACCGCGTTGCCTCATCAATACGATGAGCTGGCAGCGATGATCGAGACTGAATTCGGCCACCTTGACGGCCTGCTGCACAACGCCTCGATCATTGGCCCGCGTACGCCGCTGGAGCAATTGTCCGGGGAAAACTTCATGCGCGTCATGCACATCAACGTCAACGCGATGTTCATGCTGACCACCACGTTGCTGCCGGTGCTCAAGCTGTCCAAGGACGCCTCGGTGGTGTTCACTTCCAGCAGTGTCGGCCGCAAGGGTCGCGCGTACTGGGGCGCTTATGGCGTGTCCAAATTCGCCACCGAAGGTCTGATGCAAACCCTTGCCGACGAGCTCGATACGGTTGCACCGGTGCGCTCCAACAGCATCAACCCCGGCGCTACCCGCACCAGCATGCGCGCCCAGGCTTACCCGGCAGAAAACCCGCTGAATAACCCGACGCCTGAAGAAATCATGCCGGTTTACCTCTACCTGATGGGCCCTGACAGCCAGGACGTCAATGGCCAGGCGCTCAACGCCCAATAA
- the dosC gene encoding diguanylate cyclase codes for MISPTQTNAIDFDAAKLRRLGFGVRQNQNPSEPPIDLEQLTQQLSLQLQTSLEAEKILGIFFQGVQRLLSIKSLTYDHRDSDLRLQLGSRGSHRVHYSLSNDGEHLGTLLFQLDEKLTEQELVTMESLLACLLFPMRNALLYRAATQSALRDPLTGTGNRIAMDQTLLREIEVARRHAQPLSLLMLDIDHFKKVNDTYGHSTGDEVLRSIARTIKGQLRNIDRVFRYGGEEFLVLLSNTDREAAGMIGERLRQSAHELAYPLLDHSLELTISLGCSTLLPAESADSLLRRADNALYVAKREGRNRLAMAS; via the coding sequence ATGATTTCTCCTACCCAGACTAACGCTATTGACTTTGATGCTGCCAAGTTAAGACGACTGGGCTTTGGCGTTCGACAGAATCAGAACCCTTCGGAGCCGCCCATCGATCTTGAACAGTTGACGCAACAGCTCAGTCTGCAGCTGCAGACCAGTCTGGAAGCAGAGAAAATCCTCGGAATCTTTTTCCAGGGCGTTCAGCGTCTGCTGTCGATCAAATCGTTGACGTACGATCACCGGGACAGCGATCTGCGGTTGCAACTGGGCAGTCGCGGCAGCCATCGGGTGCATTACAGCCTGAGCAACGATGGCGAACACCTGGGCACCCTGCTGTTCCAGCTGGATGAAAAGTTGACCGAGCAAGAACTGGTGACCATGGAGTCACTGCTGGCGTGCCTGCTGTTTCCCATGCGTAACGCCCTGCTCTATCGCGCGGCGACCCAGAGTGCACTGCGTGACCCGTTGACGGGCACAGGCAACCGGATTGCCATGGATCAGACGCTGCTGCGCGAGATCGAAGTTGCGCGACGCCACGCCCAGCCGTTGTCTCTGCTGATGCTGGACATCGACCACTTCAAGAAGGTCAACGATACCTACGGCCACTCGACCGGTGACGAAGTACTCAGGTCCATTGCCAGGACCATCAAAGGTCAGTTGCGCAATATCGACCGGGTGTTTCGCTATGGCGGAGAAGAGTTTCTGGTCCTGCTGTCCAACACCGACCGCGAAGCGGCCGGCATGATCGGCGAACGGCTGCGCCAGAGCGCCCATGAACTGGCCTACCCACTGCTGGATCACAGCCTGGAGCTGACCATCAGCCTGGGCTGCTCGACCCTGCTGCCGGCGGAGTCCGCCGACAGCCTGCTGCGCCGCGCCGACAACGCGCTCTATGTCGCCAAGCGCGAAGGCCGCAATCGGCTGGCAATGGCGAGCTAA
- the pqqC2 gene encoding protein PqqC — translation MIDTFSRTGPLMEASSYPAWAQQLIKDCSYAKARVVEHELYQRMRDASLSPRIMRQYLIGGWPVVEQFAIYMANNLAKTRFARHPGEDMARRWLMRNIRVELNHADYWVNWSEAHGVSLEDLKAQHVSPELHALSHWCWHTSASDSLIVGIAATNYAIEGATGEWSAVVCSSGDYAEAFPEESRKRAMKWLKMHAQYDDSHPWEALEIICTLAGNNPSQQLQAELRQAVTKSYDYMYLFLEHCLQLDKAKAPRARVAELEN, via the coding sequence GTGATCGATACTTTCAGCAGAACCGGTCCGCTCATGGAAGCCAGCAGTTATCCGGCTTGGGCACAACAGTTGATCAAGGATTGCAGCTATGCAAAGGCCCGCGTGGTTGAGCATGAGCTTTATCAACGCATGCGCGATGCCAGCCTGAGCCCCCGAATCATGCGTCAGTACCTGATTGGCGGCTGGCCTGTGGTCGAGCAGTTCGCCATTTACATGGCCAACAACCTGGCCAAAACCCGCTTCGCACGGCACCCTGGTGAAGACATGGCGCGTCGCTGGTTGATGCGCAATATTCGCGTCGAGCTCAACCATGCCGATTATTGGGTTAACTGGAGTGAGGCTCACGGGGTCAGCCTGGAGGATCTCAAGGCGCAGCACGTTTCCCCTGAACTGCACGCGCTGAGCCATTGGTGCTGGCACACCAGTGCGTCCGATTCGCTGATCGTCGGGATCGCGGCAACCAATTACGCCATTGAGGGTGCCACGGGAGAATGGTCAGCGGTGGTCTGCTCCAGCGGCGACTATGCCGAGGCATTCCCCGAGGAGTCGCGCAAGCGCGCCATGAAGTGGCTGAAGATGCACGCTCAGTACGATGACTCTCACCCTTGGGAAGCGCTGGAGATTATCTGCACCCTGGCGGGCAACAATCCCAGTCAGCAGCTGCAAGCCGAGCTGCGCCAGGCGGTGACCAAAAGTTATGACTACATGTACCTGTTTCTCGAACACTGCCTGCAACTGGACAAGGCCAAGGCACCTCGTGCTCGAGTAGCGGAACTGGAGAATTGA
- the gmr_8 gene encoding diguanylate cyclase/phosphodiesterase: MKQKRILGKPRLLGIVWPFIAVALFQALLGCVSLYMLSAVRSYVAGESLWSKGQKDAIYYLNLYAQDHNETDHRRYEQAIAIPKGGHILRMALDQPEPDRGLARQGALQGGNHPDDVDSIIWLYLNFREFNYMKQAIDQWIVGDEFLLQLDDVAQQMHAGILSGQVSDAQMLQWRQQITSINQRVTPVARAFSNALGDGSRGILRLLLVVNLATAVVLILLALLRTHKLLAQRHAFADALQVEKERAQVTLESIGDGVITTDVEGSIVYMNPAAENLTHWKNAQASGLPLAALFNLLDENDQKDSSTLIEHILSGKLSGSSEHSKLIQRLDGSTVSVALVGSPIFTDGNVSGTVLVLHDMTQERQYIANLSWQATHDALTGLANRREFEYRLELALQDPARQPRQHSLMYLDLDQFKLVNDTSGHAAGDELLRHICTVLQQGLREGDTLARLGGDEFGVLLQHCPPEVGEDIANHLRQTVQSLNFVWKGRPFVSTVSIGLVHISQMPTTLEASLRSADMACYMAKEKGRNRVQVYHADDSEVSVRFGEMAWIQRLHVALDENRFCLYAQQIAPIGIRGEHDRGHIEILIRLHDESGQIILPDSFIPAAERYGLMTSIDRWVVRNVFSVVARCLAEARHSGPMAVCAINLSGSSIGDEAFLEYIKQQFRAFDIAPSLICFEITETSAISNLGSAIRFINELKALGCEFSLDDFCAGMSSFAYLKHLPVDYLKIDGGFVKDMLDNPINRAMVEVINHIGHVMGKRTIAEFVETPQIEMALREIGVDYAQGYLIERPQPFTCASLHPRPARAAPQLFSTPGTFR, from the coding sequence ATGAAGCAAAAGCGGATCCTCGGAAAGCCCCGTTTGTTGGGCATCGTCTGGCCTTTTATTGCGGTTGCGTTGTTTCAGGCGCTACTGGGGTGCGTCAGCCTTTATATGCTGTCGGCGGTGCGTAGCTATGTGGCGGGCGAGAGCCTGTGGTCCAAAGGCCAGAAGGACGCCATCTACTACCTCAACCTCTACGCCCAGGATCACAACGAAACCGACCACCGTCGTTATGAACAGGCCATCGCCATCCCCAAAGGTGGGCATATCCTGCGCATGGCGCTGGACCAGCCCGAGCCTGATCGTGGTTTGGCTCGCCAGGGCGCGCTGCAGGGCGGCAATCACCCTGATGACGTGGACAGCATCATATGGCTGTACCTGAATTTCCGTGAATTCAACTACATGAAGCAAGCCATCGACCAGTGGATTGTCGGGGATGAGTTTCTGTTGCAGCTTGATGACGTCGCTCAGCAAATGCACGCAGGTATCTTGTCCGGCCAGGTGAGCGATGCCCAGATGCTACAGTGGCGCCAGCAGATCACGTCGATCAATCAACGCGTGACGCCTGTCGCCAGGGCTTTCAGTAATGCCTTGGGCGACGGGTCCAGAGGGATTTTGCGCCTCCTGTTGGTGGTCAACCTGGCCACCGCCGTGGTGCTGATTCTTCTGGCGTTGCTGCGCACCCACAAGTTGCTGGCGCAAAGACACGCGTTTGCTGACGCCCTGCAGGTCGAAAAAGAACGCGCTCAAGTGACTCTGGAGTCCATCGGCGACGGCGTTATCACCACTGATGTCGAAGGCTCGATCGTTTACATGAACCCGGCGGCGGAGAATCTGACGCACTGGAAGAACGCCCAGGCCAGCGGTTTGCCGCTGGCTGCGTTATTCAACCTGCTGGACGAAAACGACCAGAAAGACAGTTCGACCCTGATCGAGCACATTCTGAGCGGCAAGCTCAGCGGCAGCAGTGAGCACTCCAAACTGATCCAGCGTCTGGATGGCAGCACGGTTTCAGTGGCCCTGGTGGGCTCGCCGATTTTCACCGATGGCAACGTCAGCGGTACAGTGCTGGTGCTGCATGACATGACGCAGGAGCGGCAGTACATCGCCAACCTGTCCTGGCAGGCGACCCATGACGCCCTGACCGGCCTGGCCAACCGTCGCGAGTTCGAATATCGCCTGGAACTGGCCCTTCAGGACCCGGCGCGCCAGCCGCGCCAGCATTCGCTGATGTACCTGGACCTGGACCAGTTCAAGCTGGTCAATGACACCAGCGGGCATGCGGCGGGTGACGAACTGTTGCGGCACATCTGCACCGTGCTGCAACAGGGCCTGCGCGAAGGCGATACCCTGGCGCGTTTGGGAGGCGACGAGTTTGGCGTCCTGCTGCAACACTGCCCGCCGGAGGTCGGCGAGGATATTGCCAACCATTTGCGTCAGACCGTGCAAAGCCTGAACTTCGTCTGGAAGGGCAGGCCCTTCGTCAGTACGGTGAGCATCGGCTTGGTGCATATCTCGCAGATGCCGACCACCCTGGAAGCGTCCCTGCGCTCAGCGGACATGGCCTGCTACATGGCCAAGGAAAAGGGCCGCAATCGCGTGCAGGTCTATCACGCCGACGATTCGGAAGTGTCGGTACGCTTTGGCGAGATGGCGTGGATTCAGCGTCTGCATGTGGCGCTGGACGAGAACCGGTTCTGCCTCTATGCCCAGCAGATCGCGCCCATCGGCATCAGGGGCGAACACGATAGAGGGCATATTGAAATCCTGATCCGCCTGCACGATGAAAGCGGCCAGATCATTCTGCCAGACAGCTTTATCCCCGCCGCAGAGCGCTATGGCCTGATGACCTCGATCGATCGCTGGGTGGTCAGAAATGTCTTCAGCGTGGTCGCCCGCTGTCTGGCGGAAGCTCGCCATAGCGGGCCCATGGCGGTCTGTGCGATCAACCTGTCGGGGTCGAGCATCGGTGATGAGGCGTTTCTCGAATACATCAAGCAGCAGTTCAGAGCGTTCGACATTGCGCCCTCGCTGATCTGTTTTGAAATCACCGAGACCAGTGCGATCAGCAACCTGGGCAGCGCCATACGCTTCATCAACGAGCTTAAGGCACTGGGTTGCGAGTTCTCTCTGGATGACTTCTGCGCTGGCATGTCGTCATTCGCTTACCTCAAGCATTTGCCTGTGGATTACTTGAAGATCGATGGGGGGTTCGTCAAAGACATGCTCGACAACCCGATCAACCGGGCTATGGTGGAGGTCATCAATCACATCGGTCACGTCATGGGCAAGCGCACTATCGCGGAGTTTGTCGAGACGCCACAGATCGAAATGGCCCTGCGAGAAATCGGTGTCGATTACGCCCAGGGTTACCTCATTGAACGGCCGCAACCCTTTACCTGTGCAAGCCTGCATCCACGGCCTGCGCGGGCCGCTCCACAACTTTTCAGCACTCCGGGAACATTTCGCTAA
- the bmrA gene encoding ABC transporter ATP-binding protein/permease, with amino-acid sequence MPVREPSHDSGDTSAGQGGVFDRLSWAEIRRLASRHKKALWIANGVAVLATLCTVPIPLLLPLLVDEVLLGHGDAALKFMNHLLPEGLQKPAGYIGLMLLLTFTLRVGALVFNVIQAKLFARLSKDVVYRVRIRLIERLKRISLGEYESLGGGTVTTHLVTDLDTLDKFIGDTLSRFLVAMLTLTGTASILMWMHWKLALLILLFNPLVIYATVQLGKRVKHLKKQENDSTSRFTQALTETLDSIQEVRAGNRQGYFLGRLGVKAREVRDYAVASQWKSDASNRASGLLFQFGIDVFRAAAMLTVLFSDLSIGQMLAVFSYLWFMIGPVEQLLNLQYAYYAAGGALTRINELLSRADEPQYRGGVDPFAGQKTVGIDIRGLTFGYGEDNILDQMNLSIAPGEKVAIVGASGGGKSTLVQLLLGLYTAQSGTIHFGGASQQDIGLETIRENVAVVLQHPALFNDTVRANLTMGRERSDDACWRALEIAQLESTIRALPQGLDSIVGRSGVRLSGGQRQRLAIARMVLADPRVVILDEATSALDAATEYSLHQALARFLDGRTTLIIAHRLSAVKQADRVLVFDGGKIAEQGDHQQLIADGGLYAKLYGHLQHI; translated from the coding sequence ATGCCGGTGCGTGAGCCTTCCCATGACAGCGGCGACACGTCGGCCGGGCAGGGCGGAGTCTTTGATCGGTTGAGTTGGGCTGAAATCAGGCGCTTGGCATCGCGCCATAAAAAAGCCTTGTGGATCGCCAATGGCGTGGCGGTTCTCGCGACGCTCTGCACCGTCCCCATTCCGTTGTTGCTGCCGTTGCTGGTGGATGAAGTGCTGCTGGGCCATGGCGATGCCGCGCTCAAGTTCATGAATCACCTGCTGCCGGAGGGCCTGCAAAAACCCGCCGGGTACATCGGCCTGATGCTGTTGCTGACCTTCACCCTGCGCGTCGGCGCGTTGGTGTTCAACGTCATTCAGGCCAAGCTGTTCGCCAGGCTGTCCAAGGACGTCGTCTATCGGGTGCGCATTCGTTTGATCGAGCGCCTCAAGCGTATTTCCCTGGGCGAATACGAAAGCCTGGGTGGCGGTACGGTGACGACTCACCTGGTCACCGATCTGGACACCCTCGACAAATTCATCGGCGACACCCTCAGCCGTTTTCTGGTCGCGATGCTCACCTTGACCGGTACGGCTTCGATCCTGATGTGGATGCACTGGAAGCTGGCGTTGCTGATTCTGCTGTTCAACCCGCTGGTGATTTACGCCACGGTGCAGTTGGGCAAGCGGGTCAAGCACCTGAAGAAACAGGAAAACGACAGCACCTCGCGCTTCACTCAGGCACTGACTGAAACCCTGGATTCTATCCAGGAAGTGCGGGCGGGTAATCGGCAGGGTTATTTCCTCGGCCGCCTTGGGGTGAAGGCCAGGGAAGTGCGCGATTATGCGGTTGCCTCCCAGTGGAAAAGCGACGCCTCCAACCGTGCCAGCGGCTTATTGTTCCAGTTTGGTATCGATGTGTTTCGTGCCGCGGCCATGCTCACCGTGTTGTTCTCTGACCTGTCGATTGGCCAGATGCTGGCGGTGTTCAGTTACCTGTGGTTCATGATCGGGCCGGTGGAGCAGCTGCTGAACCTGCAATATGCGTATTACGCCGCAGGTGGCGCGTTGACCCGGATCAACGAGTTGTTGTCGCGGGCCGATGAGCCACAGTATCGCGGCGGGGTTGACCCGTTTGCCGGACAGAAAACCGTCGGGATCGACATCCGAGGTCTGACCTTTGGCTACGGCGAAGACAACATCCTTGATCAGATGAACCTGAGCATCGCGCCCGGCGAGAAGGTCGCGATTGTCGGGGCCAGCGGTGGCGGCAAAAGTACCCTGGTGCAGTTGCTGCTCGGCTTGTACACCGCCCAGTCAGGGACCATCCATTTTGGCGGCGCAAGCCAGCAAGACATCGGCCTGGAAACCATCCGGGAAAACGTCGCGGTGGTGCTCCAGCACCCGGCGTTGTTCAACGATACCGTGCGCGCCAACCTGACCATGGGCCGCGAGCGCAGTGATGACGCCTGCTGGCGGGCGCTGGAAATTGCCCAGCTTGAATCAACGATTCGCGCCTTGCCTCAAGGGCTGGACAGCATCGTAGGCCGTTCGGGCGTGCGCTTGTCCGGGGGCCAGCGCCAGCGCCTGGCGATTGCGCGCATGGTGCTGGCCGATCCCCGGGTGGTGATTCTCGACGAAGCCACGTCGGCGCTGGATGCAGCGACGGAATACAGCCTGCATCAGGCGTTGGCGCGCTTTCTCGATGGCCGTACCACGCTGATCATTGCCCACCGCCTGTCGGCCGTTAAGCAGGCAGACCGGGTGCTGGTGTTCGACGGTGGGAAGATTGCCGAGCAGGGTGATCATCAGCAATTGATCGCCGATGGCGGGCTCTACGCGAAACTGTACGGCCACTTGCAGCACATTTAA